Proteins encoded in a region of the Myxococcus guangdongensis genome:
- a CDS encoding TolB family protein, with protein sequence MPTRRIFLKAAVPAMLSILLPALPTQARGPSVVEEKGKIVLVEANGKRRSLTSSGQDSQPSLSPDGRAVVFVRNASGKKVESATGEVEANEVWWVDTSGGKPRRLVASTASDDPKASLGALEAPQFSPDGKTVFLLSAAWVTSGAVHKVDVATGKEQFVSPGNTLEVIPRGEHHGKLIVQLHKYFLGGGSYDWFWLLEPDGKPVGPIGDDVSRFRELYFPEPASP encoded by the coding sequence ATGCCCACCCGCCGCATCTTCCTGAAGGCCGCCGTTCCGGCGATGCTGTCCATCCTGTTGCCTGCCTTGCCCACTCAGGCGCGCGGTCCCTCCGTGGTGGAGGAGAAGGGCAAGATCGTGCTCGTGGAGGCCAACGGGAAGAGGCGCTCGCTGACCTCCTCGGGGCAGGACTCCCAGCCGAGCCTCTCTCCGGATGGCAGGGCCGTCGTCTTTGTCCGCAATGCCTCCGGCAAGAAGGTGGAGTCGGCTACGGGCGAAGTCGAGGCCAATGAGGTCTGGTGGGTGGACACCTCGGGCGGCAAGCCCAGGCGGCTCGTCGCCTCCACCGCGAGCGATGATCCGAAGGCGTCTCTCGGAGCGCTCGAGGCGCCTCAGTTCTCTCCGGATGGCAAGACGGTCTTCTTGCTGAGCGCGGCCTGGGTGACCTCGGGCGCCGTACACAAGGTGGACGTGGCCACGGGCAAGGAGCAGTTCGTCTCGCCAGGCAATACCCTGGAGGTCATCCCCCGCGGAGAGCACCATGGCAAGCTGATCGTCCAACTGCACAAGTACTTCCTGGGGGGCGGCAGCTACGACTGGTTTTGGCTGCTGGAGCCCGATGGGAAGCCAGTCGGCCCCATCGGCGACGACGTGAGCCGCTTCCGAGAGCTGTACTTCCCAGAGCCAGCCTCGCCCTGA